The Anabaena sphaerica FACHB-251 nucleotide sequence TGGTGTGAGATTTTCTTTTGTTTTTATTCCCACTATTTTATTCACTTCTTCTACCAATTCCATCTCATCTATTATTCCTGCTACTATTCCCAAATGATCTATATTTAGGATTTGCATGGCAACTTGAGACTCTTTCATGACTTTTCCTTTATCTATTTGATGTTTATTATTTTACGCTAAAATAGCCTGAAATTATTACTAGATAAGCGTTTCAGGTTTTGTATTTTTTACAATTCATAATTATTTAATCTGCTTCAATATCTGCGGAATGTGGGCTTAATGATTTGGCAAAAAGGGATGGATATTGCTGAAAAATGTTATTTTCTTACTAAACTTTTTCCTAAAGACGAATTATATGCTATGGTTCAGCAAATCAGAAGAAGTGCAGTATCCATTCCAGCTAATATAGCTGAAGGATATGGACGACGATATAGAGGAGAATATGTAAGATTTTTAAACATAGCGCAA carries:
- a CDS encoding four helix bundle protein, which translates into the protein MIWQKGMDIAEKCYFLTKLFPKDELYAMVQQIRRSAVSIPANIAEGYGRRYRGEYVRFLNIAQ